In Candidatus Polarisedimenticolaceae bacterium, the genomic stretch AATCCGAAGACCGGGGATCGCGTGGACGTACCGTCCAAGCGGATTCCGTACTTCAAGCCCGGCAAGGAGCTCAAGGATCTGATCAACGGCGACGACGAGGCGCAGGTCCCGTCGTCGCCGTCCACCGAAGCCTGAGCCGCCGCGTCATGTCCTCCTCCCACGACCGCCGTCCGGCCGGCCGTTACTACATCGAGACCTGGGGCTGCCAGATGAACGTGCTCGACTCCGACAAGATGTCGGGGGCGCTCGAGCACCACGGTTACGTCCGGACCGACGACGCCGCAGAGGCGGACGTCGTGCTCCTCAACACCTGCTCGATCCGGGAGAAGGCCCAGGAAAAGGTCTTCTCGGAGCTCGGCCGGCTGAAGGCCCTGAAGGACCGCCGCCCCGGCATGGTCCTCGGCGTCTGCGGCTGCGTCGCCCAGCAGGAGGGGGAGAGGATCTTCTCGCGCGCGCCCTACGTCGACGTCGTCGTGGGCACGCGCGCGACGAGCTCGCTTCCGATCCTGGTCAATCGCCTGCGCGCGGGCGACGACTCCGCGCGGCACGTGGCCGACGTCGAGATCCGCAACGACTCGATCCACTTCCCCTACGACCGGATCCGTCGCGACGGCGAAGGCCGCGGCCGTGCGTACGTCACGGTCGTCGAAGGCTGCAACCACCGATGCACGTTCTGCATCGTTCCGACCACGCGCGGGCGGGAGGTCTGCCGCGACCTCGACGACGTCGTCGGGGAGGTGAGGCACCTCGCGGCTCGCGGCGTGCACGAGGTCGAGTTCCTCGGCCAGACGGTGAACGCCTATCGCGACGCCGCCGGCAGGAATCTCGGCGATCTGCTGCGGGCGGCGGCCGACGTCGAAGGGATCGGCCGGATCCGGTTCACGACCTCGCATCCGGCCCAGATGACCGAGTCCCTGATGGACGCGATGCGCGACGCGCGGCCGAAGCTCTGCCCCTACCTGCACCTTCCGGTGCAGTCGGGGTCGAGCGCGGTCCTGCGCGCGATGCGCCGGGGCTACGACCGGTCGGGGTACCTCTCGCGGATCGAGGCGCTCCGCCGCCGCATCCCCGAGATGACCTTCGGCACCGACGTCATCGTCGGCTTCCCGACGGAGACCGACGCCGACTTCGAGCAGACGCTCGAGCTCGTGCGCGAGGTGGAGTACGACACCCTCTACTCCTTCGCCTATTCCGCGCGTCCCGGGACGGCCGCGCTCGAGTTCGGAGACGCGGTCCCCGCCGACGTGAAGATGGAGCGACTCCAGCGCCTGCAGGCGGAACAACAGGGGATCCAGGAGCGCCGCATGGCGCGCTGGGTGGGGAGCGTCGTGGAGGTTCTGGTGGACGGGCCCGACGCCAAGCGACCCGGGGTCTGGAGCGGACGCACTCCGGAGGCGCGCGTGGTCAATTTCCGAGGCGAATCGGCTCCCGGGAGGCTCGAAAGGGTCGTCGTGGAACGCGCCTCCCCGTTCGCGTTGTACGGCGTTCCTTCGCTTCCGTCGCCAGCTTGACCCGTCCGATTGGGCGCGTATATATTCCGCCGCGCTTTCTTCGAAATTCGCCGATCGCGGGAGGCCGGATGCCCGTCGAGATGAAGGTCAAAGGGCTGATGATCGATCCGGTGTCCCAGATGCCGATCATCGTCCTCAAGAAGCCCGACGACGAGACGGTGCTCCCCATCTGGGTCGGCCTCTTCGAGGCCAACGCGATCGCGATGCAGCTCGAGAACATCGTTTCGCCGCGGCCGATGACGCACGACCTCATCTGCAGCGTCATCGACGCCCTGCGCGCCACCGTCGATCGCGTCGAAATCACCGACCTGCGCGACAACACCTTCTTCGCGCTGATCCACCTGGATCGGGCGGGGGAGAAGCTCGCGATCGACGCTCGCCCGTCCGATGCGATGGCCCTGGCGCTCCGCGTTCGCGTCCCGATCTTCGTCGCCGAGAGCGTCCTCCAGAAGTCGATTCAGGGGGACGAGGAGAAGGGGGACGAGACGGAGCGGCTGCGTCGCTGGCTCGAGCAGGTCGACCCCGAGGATCTCGGCAAGCCGATGTAGCTCGGCTTTCGCCTTATCTTCGCAATAAAACCTCTTCCCCCCGCCGACATTTTAGTCGTCCCTCGCGTTGACAGGCCGGTAGACCCCGTCTACACTCGCGCCGTTCATCGAGTCCACGACATCTAGTGCCGAAGTCGCGACCCACCGCATTATCGAGGGGTCCGCGTCGACGACCGAGATCCGAAAGGAGGACGATTCGTGCCCGCCATGGTGGTGGCCGTCGCCAACCAGAAGGGCGGCGTGGGCAAGACGACCACGTCGATCAACCTCGCGGCCGCCCTGGCCCAGAAGGGGTTGAAGACCCTCCTGCTGGATCTCGACCCGCAGGGGAATGCGACCCTCTCCTTCGTCGATCCTGGATCGATCCACGGATCGATCTACGAGCTCCTGGTCGACCCCAACGTCACCGCCGAGTCGGTCATCGTCCCGGCCCAGCTACCCAGCTTGGACGTCATCGGTGCACGGATCTCCCTGGCGAAGGCGGAGGTCAAGCTGGTGGGGGAGTTCGACAGCCATTTCCGACTCAAGGACAAGATCGACCCGATCCGGGATCGTTACGATTACATCGTCATCGACACCCCCCCGACGCTCGGCATCCTCACCGTGAACGCGCTCGTCGCGGCCACGCACCTGCTGGTCCCCATCCAGTCCTCCTACTTCGCACTCGAAGGAACCGACGACCTGCTCGAGACCTTCGAGAAGATCCGGGCCCGCCCCAACCCGGCCCTCCAGTTCCTGGGAGTCGTGATCACCCTTCACGACCGCCGAACGGTGTTATCCCGGGACATTCAGAAGCAGATCCGCGAGGTCTTCGGCGAAAAGGTCTTCCGGACGGTGATCTCGAAGAGCGTCCGGCTCGAGGAGAGCCCCGCCTATCGGCAGAGCATCTTCACCTTCGCCCCAACATCCTCCGGTGCCGTGGAGTATTACAGCCTTTCCGAGGAGGTCATCGCCCGTGTCTAAGTTCCGTGGACTCCCGCAAGATCGGAAGATGCGCCACGACAGCCACTTCGTGGAGGAGATCACCTCGACGCGCTCCGAGTCGATCGGCCGCCTGATCGACATCGAGCGAATCGAGCCGAACCCGAACCAGCCCCGGAAGAACTTCGGCGACCTCTCGGAGATGGTGGCTTCCATCAAGGAGAAGGGGATCCTCGAGCCGATCCTCGTACGCATCCACGAGGGGAAGTTCCAGATCATCGCCGGCGAGCGTCGATACCAGGCGGCCAAGATCGCCGGGCTGCGCCACCTCCCGTGCATCGAGGTCGACGTCGACCACCGCGGGATGCTGGAGATCTCGCTCATCGAGAACCTGCAGCGGAAGGACCTGACCCCCTTCGAGGAGGCGGCCGCCATCCAGCGCCTCTGCGACCAGTTCCGGTACACCCACGAGGAGATCGCCCGGAAGCTCGGCAAGTCCCGGACCGTCATCACCGAAGCCCTGAGCCTCAACCGAATGCCGCCCGACGTCCAGGAGAGATGTCGGCGCGCCGACATCGAGAGCAAGTCGATGCTCCTCCAGATCGTCCGCCAGGAGACGGCCGAGCAGATGCACCACCTGATCGACAAGATCACCGGCGAGGGGTACACGCGGGAGGACGCACGGCGATTCAACCGCGAGGAACCCGGAGCGCCCAAGGCGAAACGCTTCGTGTATCGCTACCGCCCGGAGAACGAGAGTTTTCAGGTCCAGCTGACCTTCGAGAAACCGGAAGTCGACCGGGGCGAGCTGATCATGGCGCTGCGCGAGCTGCTCGAACGGCTCCTGCAGGAGGCGCAAACCGAGGGGAACCCCCAGGCCTCCTGAACCACCAAAATGGCCGCCGTTCGGCCCGAGGCGCCCCAATGGTTGACATAATATACCTTATCGGACATTAGGTCAGTGACCAGGACCGGGCGGCTCACCCGCTACCTCCTCGCGGAGCTCTGGACTCCTACCCTGCTATCGATCGCGCTCTGGGTGTCCCTGCTCCTCATGAACCAGTTCTTCCTGCTGGCGCAGATGGGCCTGCAGCAGAACCTCCCCGCGGCGACCCTCGCCCAGCTCCTCCTGCTGAGCCTTCCCAAGTGCCTGCTCCTCGCGATCCCGATGGGAACGCTCCTCGGCTCGCTGATCGGCATCGGGCGCCTCTCCGCCGATCAGGAGATCCTGGCGCTCCAGGGAGCCGGCCTCGGCCCGGCTTATCTCCTGCGGCCCCTGGCTCTCCACGGCCTTGTCTTCACGGCGTTCGCGCTCTCGATGTACTGGGTCGTGCAGCCCGCCTCGGTCCTCAAGATCCGGGAGATCAATGCGGGGATGATCCGGGCGGCGGATCTCGTCAGCGAGATCCGGCCGCGGGTCTTCTTCACCCAGATTCCGGGACTGGTCGTTTTCGTCCAGGAGGTCGATCCGAAGCGACGCGGCGTCCTGGAAGGGGTGTTGCTCTACCAGCACGACGTCGGCGGGGGAAACGAACAGCTGATCGTGGCCCGAAGCGCGACCGTCACCAAGGATGCCAGCCGCCCCTCGGGGGTTCGTGTGGATTTCAGGGACGGCACGATCCACGACTTCAAGGCCGCCGCCCCCGACGTGTACCGTCCGATCCGGTTCGACCGCTACGTCCCACCCGCGATGGCGCCTCCGGACTACCTCCTGGGTTCCTCCGGCAAGATCGGACGCGCCCCCAGCGACATGAGTGCCGGCGAGCTCCTGGCGGAGGTCCGGGCCTCGAGGGACGAGCCGGACCCGATCATCCGACCGATCCGCGAGCGATCGGCACGCCTCGAGGCGAACGCACGACTCGCCCTCCCCTTCGCCTGCCTGTTCTTCTCCCTCCTGGCGGGTCCCTTGGGAATGACCCGCGTGCGAAGCGGCAAGGGAGCCGGGTTCGCGCTGAGCATCGGGATCATCGTCGGCTACTGGCTGATCTACACGACGCTCCAAAAGCAGGCCCTGGAGGGGAGGATTCCGATCGCCCCGGCTCTCTGGGCGGCGAACCTTGCGGTCGCTCTCCTCACCCTGCTCGCGTACTCGGGGATCGGCTTCGTTTCGCGGGGAAGCGTGCGTGCCTGGTCCGCCGTGGTGTGGCGCAGGATCGTCTCGGTGCTCGAGCGGTTCGGCAAGCGCACGCCTTCTCCGGTCGCCGTCGCGTCCACGCAGAGCTGGATCCCCCAGATCGATCGTTACATCGGCGTCGCCTTTCTCCGGCTGTTCGGTCTTTCCCTGGGGTTCTGCTGGCTCGTCGTGCTCCTCTTCGAGATCAAGTCGATCGCGGACTCGCTCCCCGCCAAGTCGACCACGCCCCTCACGCAGCTGGCGGGGTATTTCCTCGCCTTCAGCCCGGGATCGCTCGGTCTCGCGGTCCCCGTCGCGGCACTGATCGGCGCCGTCGTCACCTGCACGGTCTTCGCGCGCACCGGCGAGCTGACGGCGATGCGCGCCACGGGAATGAGCGCCCGTCGCGTCGTCGCCTCGATCGTGGGACTCACGATCGTGCTTTCGATGGCCGCGTACCTCGTCCAGGACCGGATCGCGCCGCAGACCAACCTGCGTGCCCAGGCGCTCAAGGACGAGATCCTCCAGAGATCCCCGCGGACCTACGGCGCGACGCAGGGAGGCCGCTGGATTTTCGGAACGAAGAGTCGCCTCTATCACTACCGGCTCTTCGACCCCGAGTTGCGCCGGTTCCAGGGACTCAGCGTCTACATCGTCGACCTGAACGCGCCCAGCATCTCGTCCCACGCCGTGGCCCCATCCGTCCGGTGGGACGGTCAGGGCTGGCGTACCGACGGAGGGTGGATCCGGACCTTCCCGCCGGGCGGCGGGACCGGCGAGTTCAAACGCTTCGGCGCCGAGACGTCGCTCGACATCGATCCTCCGGAGCACTTCGCCCGTCGGGAGCGGACGATGACCCGGGAGAACGACCTGCCCGAGCAGATGTCCCTCGAGGATCTCGCTCAGCAGATCCGAGCGCTGGAGAACAGCGGTTTCGACACGACGCGCCTGCGCGTCGACTGGCATGTCAAGCTCGCAAGGACCTTGACCCCCCTGGTGATGGTGCTCCTCGGGCTCCCCTTCGCGTTCCGCGTCGGGCGACGAGGCTCGATGTACGGCGTCGGTGTCGCCCTGCTGCTCGTCCTCGCTTACTGGGCGGCATTCGCGATCACCAACGCGCTTGGGCTCGAGGGAGCCTTGCCTCCCCTGATCGCGGCCTGGGCGCCGAACGCGCTGTTCGCGACGCTCGGCGCGTGGATGTTCAGCCTGGTTCGAACCTGAGCCTACATTTCGAGCTTATTTAGCTCTATCTTGATATTCGGTTGATTCGGCTCTAATTCGATTGACTTTCGCCATGCGGCGGCGGCGTCGGCGACTCGCCCTTCCCTCCGGTAGGCCTCCCCGAGGAGGTTCCAGCCCTCGACCAGGCTCGGTGTCTCCCGGGTCAAGAGCTCCAAGGCGATCCGCGCCTCCCCCGCCCTCCCCTTCGCGAGCTCGAACTCCCCTCGGTGCAGGAGGGCCGTCGCCCGCGCCCGGGGATCGCGCGCCGCCCGCGCGAGCTCCGTCCTGGCGGCGGCGTCGTCCCCCCGGCCGCGGTGCACGAGCGCCAGGTTGACCCGCGCGTCCCCGTATTCAGGGTCGAGCGCGAGCGCCTCCTGCAGCCACCGCTCCGCCTCCTCGAGATTCCCACGCGCGATCGCGATCCCGGCAAGGTTGTTCCGCGGGGACGCGTATTTCGGATCGGACTCCGCCGCCCCTCGCCACAGTCGCGCGGCTTCCTCGAGGTCGCCTTGAGCGTATCGAACGCTGGCGAGGTTGTTCTGCACGATCGCGTTTCGCGGGGACTTCTCGAGGGCGCGTTCGTAGAGATCGATCGCCGACGCCAGGTCGCCTCGTTCCTGGTAGGCCAGCGCGAGGTTGTTGTAGGCGCCCATGAAGTAGGGATCGGCCTCGATCGACTCGCGATACCAGCGCTCCGCCGTCGCGCCGTCCCCCCGTCGGCGCGCCAAGTTCCCGAGGTTGTTGCGGGGCTCCGCCGCGGCGAGGGAGAGCTTCGCGGAGCGAAGCCAGGCGGCCTCCGCGCCCCGGGCGTCACCGAGCCGGTCGAGCGCGAGGCCCAGGGCGTTGTACCCCTCCCAGGCCTCCGGCTCGGCCGCGATCACCTCCCGCGCGGCGCGCTCGGAGCCCCGGAAGTCCCGGTCGTCGAGCAGCATCTGGGCGAGCTGGATGCCGGCGGCGCGTCGGGCCTCCGGCGCGGACAACGCGCGCCGAAACGCCTCCGCCGCCTCGGCGTGTCGTCCCTGCAACCGGAGGGAGGAGCCGAGATTCACGAGCAGCATGGGGTGCCCGGGGCTCGCCTCCAGCCCCGCGCGGAACGCCGCCTCCGCCTCCGCGTACCGGCCGTCGTTGAGCAACGCGACGCCCCGGTTGTTCGACTCGGAGAGCGCGGGCGCGGGGCCCCCGCGATCGGCCCCGCCGCCGAGGTACCCCAGGCTCTCGAGCTTCGCCTTCAGGTCCTCCGCCGCCGGATCGGCGATCCCGGCTGCCGTGACCGCGGCCGCGGATGCCGGAGGCTCCACGTCCTCACGAAACGCGACGGGATGGCGTTCGAAGAACGCGGGATCGATCGCCCCGGCGAGAATCCGGCCCGGCCACGACTCCGGGATCGGCTGACCGAACAGCGCGAGGATCGTGGGCGCCACGTCGTAGACGCCCGCCTCCTCGAGCCGCACCCCCGCGCGGATGTCCGGCCCCGAAAGCACGAGGACGCCGAACTTCCGATGCCAGTCCGCTGCGGGACCGTGGCCGATCCTCGAATCCGTGAGACGAGGGCGGGAGGCGTCGGTCACGAAGCCGTGATCGGACAGGACGAGCACGGTCGTTTCCGGGCCGAGCCCCTCGAGCAACCGGCCGAGATGCGCGTCGGCGGTCTCGTAGTACCGGTCCACCACCGAGCCGAAGGCGGTCGCGCGCGCCTCGCTGATCCCGGAGAGTCGCGGCGGCCGGTACGGCATGAAGAGGTGGCCGACCGTGTCCGTTCCCTCGAAGTAGACGATCTCGAGGTCCGGGGGCGCCCCGAGGCGCCGCGCGGCGAGGGCCGCGCCGAGGTAGGTGTCTCCGGATGCGATCAGCGTGCGAAGGCCGTCGAGCAGCTCTCGCTCCGCCGCATCGAACTCCCGTTCCTCGCGCCGAGGCCCGTCGAGGTAGCGCAGCACTTCCGTCCACGGGACGTCCGCGGGCTCGCGAACCAGCGGACGGACCGTCTCCCACAACTCCGGGGGCCAGGTCTTCCCCTCGCCGGTCGCGGCTTCGGGCCGGAAACCGAAGAGCTGGTACGCGACGCGGTCCGAAACGACGTACCCGTTCACGCGCTCCGACGGCCAACTGGCCCACCACGCCGTGACGCCCACGCGGGCGCCGGCGTCCGAAAGCCGGTTCCAGATCGCAGGGACCTTCCGGGACTCGTTGGTCACGGGCTGCCCGGCGCGCGGAGATCCGGCGGGTGCGAGGAAATCGAGGATCCCGTGACGGATCGGCTCGACGCCGGTCGCGACGGAGGTCCAGATCACCGGGGAGATCATCGGGGAGATGGAGAGCAGCCTCGCCCGGGTTCCGTTCTCGACGAGGCGACGGAGGTTCGGGAGCCTTCCCGCCGCGAGCAGCGGATCGACGAGGTCCCAGTCCGCGCCGTCGAGGCCCACGAGGAGAAGCCGGCGGCGGGCGAGCGGAACCGCGGCGTCCGCGGGAACGCGGGGCAGATCGAGCCCTTCCAGGCGAAGGTCCTCGAGTCGCCAGCCCAGCTCCGCGAGCTGCCGGGAGAGCTCCGACCGGAACTCCCGCTCCGCACGGGACGCGTCGCGTCGCGCATCCCGGAGCCGGAGGAGCGGCGTCGCCGCCACGCGCGAGGCCTCCACGAGCGTCGCGTCGGCCCCCGTATCCGGGAGCCGGCGCCAGGCGGAAGGGTCGGGGGCCATCCGGACGCGACCCTTCAGGCCGAAGCGCGCCCCGTCCGGAGCGACGAGCGCGAGAACGTCGCGCCCCGGAAGCTCGCGCTCGGTCCCGGCCAGACGGAGGCGCTGCAGGCGCACGAGGCCCGGCGGGGCCCACGTGAGCCCACGCTCGACCAGACGCGGGAGCCCGGGACCGGCCCCTCTCAGGACGCCGAATTCGACGGAGGGATCGACGCGGCGGACGCCGGCCGCCGCCCAGACGGCGGCAAGCGCCAGGGCGGCGGCGGCGAGGCGGGTCCGTCGCATGGAGCCGGGGCTAGGTGCCTTCGCTCCACGAGGCGAGGTAGTGCTTCTGCTCCGCGGTCAGCTTGTCGATCGAGACGCCGTTGGACTTGAGCTTCAGGCGTGCAACCTCGCGGTCGATCTTGTCCGGCACCGTGATCACGACGCGCCCGAGCTTCGCGTGGTTGCGGACCATGTATTCGGCGCCGAGCGCCTGGTTCGCGAAGCTCATGTCCATCACCGAGGCCGGGTGACCCTCCGCGGCCGCCAGGTTCACGAGGCGGCCGTCGGCGAGCAGATAGATACGGCGGCCGTCCTTGAGCTCGAACTCCTCGACGAACTCCCGCGCCATGCGGCGCTTGCGCGCGAGCTTCCCGAGGGCCGGGATGTCGATCTCGACGTTGAAGTGTCCCGAGTTGCAGACGATGCAGCCGTCCTTCATCTTCGCGAAGTGCTCGCCGCGCAATACGGACTTGTTCCCCGTGACGGTGACGATCACGTCGGCCTCGCGGACCGCCTGCGCCATCGGCCGCACCCGGAAGCCGTCCATGCACGCCTCGATCGCCGGGATCGGATCGATCTCGGTGACGATGACGTTCGCCCCGAGCCCCTGGGCGCGCTTGGCGATGCCCTTGCCGCACCAGCCGTAGCCGGCGACGACCACCGTCGCTCCCGCGAGCAGGACGTTCGTGGCGCGCACGATCCCGTCGATCGTGGACTGCCCCGTCCCGTAGCGGTTGTCGAAGAAGTGCTTGGTCATCGCATCGTTGACCGCCATCACCGGATACTGCAGGACGCCGTCCTTGGCCATCGCCTTGAGGCGGATGACGCCGGTCGTGGTCTCCTCGGTGCCCGCGACGACCGTCCCGAGCATCTCCTTGCGGTCCGTGTGGAGCATGGTCACGAGATCGCAGCCGTCGTCCATGGTCATCGTCGGTTTGGCGTCGATGGCGGCCATGATGTGGCTGTAATAACGCGCGTTGTCCTCGCCCTTCACGGCGTAGGTCGAGATGCCGTATTCCGCGACGAGCGCGGCGGCGACGTCGTCCTGCGTCGACAGCGGGTTCGAGGCGCACAGGTAGATTTCGGCGCCGCCGGCCGCCAGGGTCCGCATCAGGTTCGCCGTCTCGGTCGTCACGTGCAGGCACGCGGCGACGCGCTGGCCGGCGAGGGGCTTCTCCCTGGCGAAGCGCTCGCGGATGCTGCCGAGCACCGGCATGCTGCGGTCCGCCCATTCGATGCGGCGGCGTCCTTCGGCGGCGAGTCCGAGGTCCTTGACGTCATGGGGCACGAAACGGTTCTTCGCGCCCACCACCTTGTTCTTCATGCCTTGACTCCGCGGGAAAGGGCCTCCGCGTGCGTGGTCGTCTCCCAGGTGAACCCTGGCTCGAGACGGCCGAAGTGCCCGTACGCGGCGGTGCGCCGGTAGATGGGCTTGCGGAGGTCGAGATGTTCGATGATGCCCTTGGGGGTGAGCTGGAAGACGTCCCGGACGGCGCGCTCGATCGAGGCTTCCGGGACCTTGCCGGTCCCGAAGGTGTCGACGAGGACCGAGACCGGCTCCGCGACGCCGATGGCGTAGGCGAGCTGGACCTCCGCGCGATCGGCGAGGCCCGCGGCGACGATGTTCTTCGCGACGTGACGCGCCATGTACGACGCCGAGCGGTCGACCTTCGTCGGGTCCTTCCCCGAGAAGGCGCCGCCGCCGTGACGCCCCATGCCGCCGTAGGTGTCGACGATGATCTTGCGGCCGGTGAGCCCCGTGTCGCCGTGCGGCCCGCCGACGACGAAGCGTCCCGTCGGGTTCACGAGGACGCGCGTGCGCGCGTCGAGCAGGTGCGGCGGGATCACGGCCTTGATCACCGTCTCCCGGACCGCTTCCTCGATCTGCGCGTTGGTCGCCGACGGCGCGTGTTGCGTGGAGACCACGACGGTGTCCACGCGGATCGGGGCGGGCCCGTCGTATTCGATCGTGACCTGCGACTTTCCGTCGGGGCGGAAGAACTCCACCAGGCCGCGCTTCCGGCACTCGGCCAGGCGCTGGGTCAGCCGGTGCGCGAGCATGATCGGCATGGGCATCAGCTCGTCGGTCTCGCGGCAGGCGTAGCCGAACATCATCCCCTGGTCGCCGGCGCCCCCGGTGTCGACGCCCATCGCGATGTCGCGGGACTGCTCGTCGATCGCCGACAGGACGGAGCAGCTGCGGGCGTCCAGCCCGAAGGCGGCGTCCGTGTAGCCGATCTCCTCGATCGTGCGGCGCGCGACCTTCGGAAGGTCGACGTAGGTGGTCGTGGAGATCTCGCCGGCGATGAGGCAGAGCCCCGTCGTGAGCAGGCTCTCGCACGCCACCCGCCCGAGAGGATCCGGATCGAGGATGGCGTCGAGGACGGCGTCGGAGATCTGGTCCGCGACCTTGTCGGGGTGCCCCTCGGTAACGGATTCGGACGAGAACAGATGGCGGCCCTGGACCGGCATGCCGGCTCCTTTCGTCGATAAAAGGCGGGGGATGGTATCACCCGGCCGAAAGCCGCCTCAACGCCCCATGACACGGGCCCGGTAGCGCAGCCGGCCCGGCCCCAGGACCTCTTCCACCGCCGCGATCAGCCGCGTCGAGGGGCCGACGCGCATGGAAGGCTCCGCGCGGGCGACCATCCGGAACCGCCCCGGCCGCACGAGCTCGAGATAGACCGGCAGCTCCCCGGGGCTCCCCTCGAGCGCCTTCCTCAGGCGCCGGATCGTCCCGTCGTCGAGATCCCCGTCCTCGAGGCGCACCTGGACCGCCTGGGCCTTCTTTTCCCGCGCGTCGTCGAGAACCATGACGTCGTCCGCCGTCAGCCGGACGCGCCCGTCCTCGTTCTCCGCCCGCCCCGTGACGAGAAGCGCCCGGCCGTTCTCGAGGAGCGTCTGCGACGCCTCGAACGTCTTGGGGAAAACGAGGGTCTCGACGTGGCCGTCGAGGTCCTCGAGCTGCAGGGAGGC encodes the following:
- the metK gene encoding methionine adenosyltransferase, translated to MPVQGRHLFSSESVTEGHPDKVADQISDAVLDAILDPDPLGRVACESLLTTGLCLIAGEISTTTYVDLPKVARRTIEEIGYTDAAFGLDARSCSVLSAIDEQSRDIAMGVDTGGAGDQGMMFGYACRETDELMPMPIMLAHRLTQRLAECRKRGLVEFFRPDGKSQVTIEYDGPAPIRVDTVVVSTQHAPSATNAQIEEAVRETVIKAVIPPHLLDARTRVLVNPTGRFVVGGPHGDTGLTGRKIIVDTYGGMGRHGGGAFSGKDPTKVDRSASYMARHVAKNIVAAGLADRAEVQLAYAIGVAEPVSVLVDTFGTGKVPEASIERAVRDVFQLTPKGIIEHLDLRKPIYRRTAAYGHFGRLEPGFTWETTTHAEALSRGVKA